GTGAAATGGAATCAtagataatataatttattttactgtatttctaatatatttaaataataataatccagcaGTTTTCAGGGTATTTCTTCAGTGACCATgtcttctaaaaaaaatattggccttgttatgtaaaaatgtgtataaatatgaattaatatagcaaataaaacatttaattaatattaatttatataaaaatataaatataagtacttttttttttttgcagtttttgtttCCCATATTTCTCACATATCTACTGTGTAGCTCTCCCTGAACAGCTACCAATGAAAAAATGTCTACAATAACTTGCTAATTTTCAAAATGAGATATTAttactgtataatatatttttataaatatatgaattatattaactttaaattatattaattatatatatatataaaatattctgctaatatgaactgtttttatttttccatgaaGAATTTGACTTATGTTAATTGTATTTTTCGTCAAAGAAACAGCAATACAGTCTATATAATACCATGATTTTATGTTTTGTAATGTTCTGCTCAACCTAATCTGTTATTGGCATTCAGTCTGATCAAACCATGGTCATTTTGTATTATTAGCTTTTGTTCTGCTTCTACCATCCCGGATGTTCAAATCCCTCACCTTCCAATTCATTTCAACACAAGATTAGCACCTATGTGccctaacacacacaaaaaacatgccCTATAACTGATTTGAAGTGAATTTAAACCTTTAATCACCTAACTCATGTAAACCGACACGTATGCCCTTAAACGTAATGAGAAAAACCGTCATAATTTGATAGAAGATCCTAATCCTGCACTCATTCACAACTGTCTTTTCACCGTCGACTGACAACCTCTGATGGATTACTCATCCGTACCTTAGATGATGTGCCGGGTTTCCTACCTGCACCACCCATTAAAAGTGACAGAGTTTGGTGGCCTTGGGGAACTGACGCACAGGTAGCTTATAAAAGATGACTAGATGAGGGTCTCAGACATCAGAGACAAGCAAACGTACACATAACCAGACAGATCAGAGATCATCAGAGAGGAAAAACTTCGGTCGGCTCACTTCTTTTTGCACAACAGGTGGGTACAACCACTGAGGTTCAGCTTTACATGTTTTCAGTTGTTGCAATGTCTGATAATTCACACattcatgtttattaatataaagcATTATTTCACAGACATGCATTCTGTTCACAatgttttctgaaatgaaataatGCATTGCATAACTGTGTATGCCTTTAATGTGATCGAGTATGCATACATGTGAATATTGCTATTTAATTAATATTGGCATGAATGATTGTTTCAGACATGGTGAGGGGAGTGAGGATGTTGTGTCCCGCTTGGCTCTTGGCTCTGGCTGTTCTGTGTGCGGGTGGATCTGAAGTCAGAGCTCAGTGTTGGGAGGACGCCCGCTGCAGAGACCTCACCACTGACGAGAACATCTTGGTGAGTTACACTATACCTTGCACACATGACTGCTTAGCTGCTAATGTTTGTTCTTTCAGCTCAATCTGCAAGTTAGCTCGCTAGTACAATTATCTTATTGATTAATAGTGAGACTAACATAATGATTGCTAATTGTTTAGGATAAGGCATTTGAACAAACCACAACCCTGAATGAGAACTCAATTCATGTGGCTTGCTGAGAAGAGGTGTGCAGTTATTAAGTTATCAGATGCCAAAAAAGGGCAAAAAAGACTttagaaacatatatatatatatatatattagttttagtatttgttttattttgtttgtttgcatttgtatTGTTCTATGGCTTTATACTGAGTATTGACCATTTTTATGAATAATTCCACCAATTTCCAGTAATGTGTtagggttagtttttttttttacatgcccaTATTATGCAAATTTACATGCACATAATCACCTTAcctgaagaagaaaaagtaataataattaatgtctCTTTAAAGCTCACCGTTCCAAAAAGCCCAGTCTGCTCTGACTGGTCAGTTGCTTAGACCATGTGCCAGAAATGTAAGATCCCTTACCATAATTGAGCTCATTCAGCTAGCAAGACTCCATAAGAAGCTTTAGCAGTATTTTACCCACTTACCGaaagtacataatttttttattttttattttgtactcaattttttattttattttttgcttaccCATTCAGAATCTACCATAGCAGTCAGAAGttggcattatgcaaatgtttaaCATGGTGCAGTAGTTACAGAAGTAATGGCAGGACTATCAAACATTTTGTGTAAGCGTTTCCTGTTGAAGAAATCAACTAAATTTAGAGTGGTCCATTTACATGCACAAACAGCAGTATTACTCACTAAAGAAAAGGTTAACATAAAATCAAAACATAATAAGTGCCCTTTAAACAGCTTCTCTGATTGATCTGATTTCTCGTATTTTATGCTTAgattaacaaaaattatattaaataaagtttGAAGTTGAGGTTATGAAAACTGGTAGTGTGCAGGATTTTTTCCTCATGACGCTATTTAAAAACCTCTCAAAATGCTGCACAGCAACACAACAacattctctctctgtttttttttttctttgataatgtaaaactCTCTAGTTTCTTCTTATTTTCCTCTTCCCAAGGACTGCATACAGTTATGCAGATCTGATCTGACAGATGAAACCCCTGTCTACCCTGGAGAAAGCCATTTGCAGCCTCCCTCTGAGCTGGAGCAAACCGAGGTCCTCGCACCCCTGTCCCCAGCGGCCCTCGCTCCTGCTGAGCAAATGGACCCCGGGTCCAGCCCTCGGCACGAGCTCAAGCGCTCCTACTCCATGGAGCATTTCCGCTGGGGAAAGCCAGTGGGTCGCAAGCGCAGGCCTATCAAGGTGTACACCAACGGCGTGGAGGAGGAATCCGCCGAGACTCTCCCAGCTGAGATGAGGCGCGAGCTGGCCACCAACGAGGTCGACTATCCTCAAGAGGAGGGCGCTTTAAACCAGCAGGATAAGAAGGATGGCTCCTACAAAATGAACCATTTCCGCTGGAGTGGGCCGCCTGCTAGCAAGCGCTATGGAGGCTTCATGAAGTCCTGGGACGAGCGCAGTCAGAAACCCCTTCTCACGCTCTTCAAAAACGTCATAAACAAAGAGCACCAGAAGAAGGACCAGTGAGGGGGTTTTAATGGGAGAAGTGGATAggggattgtttttaatatattttcttcccAGCAATCTTATCATGCATAGTAAACAAAAAGAGGGCAGGTGGTGTTACCAGTAGCACTTAATTCTTGATGCTTAGAGTTTATTCACATTGTATTCAACAATAAATTCTGAATTCTGTACATAGAAATGCTGTGGTGTTTCAATACTGGATTAGAGGCTATGGAAGCATTTTAGATTGTTCACTGAAATGTATTATACTGtaaattttgaaaatgtgacgATTGTTTCAAGCAGAAATGAACAAAACGGTTCATTTCTGAGAAACAAGCATTGGTTAGAATCATTCAGATGTATGTGCGGTTGCCAATAAAGCTATAAACACAGGTCAGACTTTGAATTCATAAAAGTAGTCTTTAATTTATATTCTTATTATTCACACCACATATGTACATCACTTATTGATTTCATGTAGGCAAACATTCACAGAACACAGTTCTGAAGTCTCATGATCCTTTTACAGTGGCGGCACCTAAACACATAACAGGAACTAAGTTGACTTATTACGGTCCACAGTGTTGTGATGATTCCACGTAAATGTAAAAATGGGAAAAGCACAGACAGAACACCCAGTGCATGCAGCGGCTGACAAGGGAAGACTAAACTCTGATATTTCATACATGCAAAATCACCTCACATGTAAGCAGTGTAGAATATTCCAGCATAGCCATATAAACAGAGAAGATAATACCGATTTATTTTTATGCTTGCAAATAAATTCAAGGTATCCCCAAAGATAAAATACCAGAACATGTAaacgtccatgtttttatgtgGAACCGGAACAATATGAGATGACAACAGATTACACACcataaaagattaaatgtaaaGTATCATAAAGTATATTTTCCAGCATACACCACATTTACACAGTGAGCATTAAAGTGCTGCAGGACAACAATATCTTGATGTAAACCtgaaattatttacaaatgtaagTAAAATAAAGGACTCGTCACTGTACAActgtcaaataaaacacaaatcatGGTGAAAAAAGGTTTTACCTTTTTAGGGTGAGGTTTTTACTTCTGTAGCTTTTACTTTTAATTCTGCAGGCAAAATGCCATTATCTCGACAGGAATCCATGAACGAGAATTTCCTGTGAGGTGGCATGAGTCGGCCAACAGGAAGCTGTTTGGTTTAAGAGAATATAGCAAACAGTTTCAATATGAATACATACATTCACATCAGAGCAAAAGATTTCCCCAAGCAGATTTCGCAAAATGAGTTCAAATTGGTTACGCAGATTCACAGAAATCTGCTTGGTTCGAAAGTGATTTCTGTGTGTACTGTGCTTTATACATTGTGACACCATTGCCAGTAAACAATGGACTTTTTTTGCCTGTGAAATTTAGCTAATTTCACCAATTATAACATTAAAgttacggaaaaaaaaaaaaaaaaaattaagcaatcaAACATTATGCAAATAAAAACCCTTCACATATGAAACTGCATCAGCAAGagtataataaataatgataaaggTCTGTAACACATTCGTTTCTTATAATATCATTAAGCCATCAGTTCTGACTAAGTTTCTGAACTAGAAACTTAGTATTTGCTTAGAGTAGAGTTTTTACTTTTCAATTCAATAATTATTGCTTTAAATACAACTGTTATTGCAGCATGTAGAGACGATTTAAACATGCAAACAATGCTTGTATTTAGCTAAACTGTCCATACccacatgttgaaaaaaaaaaaggttttggaaACACATTTGGGACATTCTAGGACAAATGTTCTTAACTTAAGATACAAAATTTAAGGCAGCTTTACTCTTTAGTTGTATAAGAAAACGAATTACAAGAGACTGCACACACTTACACAGTAACCTAACCATGAAAACCTCATTCTGCTCTCTACGCTCTTAGACAACATACGATCATTTGTCGATAAATTCTGTCCTTTCTCGTCTAGACTAAGTGCATATTTAACCAACATATGGCAAATTCTCTTGGTTTGTTTGTCTTTGTTGCCATAAATAGACTTCAGGATAAAGTACAGCCGTAATCCTTATCTAAGTTCTGATATTATACTAGAGAACGTAGTTTAGAAGAAACCTAGTTACACCTCAACATAAGAAGCAGTGATAAAAGTGTGATGAAAACAGCTGTATATGGTGACTAGGGCTCCGGGGTCTCTCAATATACACAGAGGTCTGGAAACTTCATTTCATAGACTGGTATGGAGTGGCTCCGGCCGTGACCATTCCCAACAGAGCCAGACGGACTCGGTGGAGGCCTgtccaacagagagagagaaagagagatggaacAAGTGTCAGTCACATGAGAGAGAGAATAGAACCTTTTTTTCCACTGTAGTGGTttgctaatatttgtatttttatatggtTGCtgcattatatattcatatttacagaaaatgtaatgtCATAGAACacagttttatagttttatattatgTACCTGATTGTGATTTCGAAGACTTGGTTGAGTTTACTCTGCAACAGGGAAGCCTAGAGAGAAACAGTAAAGGTGGAGGGTTCATGCACaatgaaaaatagaaaagaacAGATGTAGGAGCTGAACAGAAGAGCTGTGCTTTTTGATGATAACATTAGAATGTGTATGCTCACCCTCGCCCCGCAGTGGGCTGCTATCTCCTCAAACGGGGCGGTCTGAAACCTCTCCACCACCAGCCTTCTGCGCTCTCTCTCCAGCTCCTCCACATTCACGCTGTCTCctgaacaaacacaaatacagagGTGCTAACTGACTAAATGCAGCATAGAACATGTCTAAAATATTATCTCAAAACTGTTTTCATTCATGTTCAAATTTAGAGATATTACtagtaacacatttttttgtaCTTTGAATTACCGAATAaggattatttgaaataatattacataaaaatcatTAATCAGAGTGACAGTTCTGTAGCagtactataatataataatataatataaaatgacacTAATACTGTACCGTAACGTAAGTATgctgtgtatattaaatatatgcatgtacagtatgtgtgtgtgtgttatatatatatatgtatagtacagaccaaaagtttggaaacattactatttttaatgtttttgaaagaagtttcttctgctcatcaagcctgcatttatttgatcaaaaatacagaaaaaaaatgtaatattgtgattttactattacaatttaaaatgattgtttttaaatgtattatactttaaattatcatttttctATAATTatcatatatttctgtgatgcaaagctgaatttttaggatcattatcacacgatcctttagaaatcattctaatatgatgattcattatcaaagttggaaacagttctgctgcttaatattttttcagaacatgtgatacttttttaggatactttgataaaaaaaaaaaaaaaagaagaagctatgtttttaaaatataaatattttgtaataacaatatacactactggtcagtaatttttgggtctgtatttttttttctttctttttttaaataaaatcaatacttttattcagcaaggatgtgttaaattaaaaaagaaaatatattattagaatatatattattcgaattttttttattttgaataaatgcagttctttttaaccttttattgatcaaatatattagacagtagaactgtttccaacatatcagaatattataatgatttctaaatgatcatgtgatagactggatgtcacatgtgacactgaaggctggagtaatgatgctgaaaattcagctttgcatcacaggaataaattattttttaaaagtatattcaaatagaaaactattattttaagttgtaataatatttcagaatattacagttttttctgtatttttgatcaaataaatgcaggcttgatgagcagaagaaacatctttcaaaaacaaaaaatagtaatgtttccacacagtacacacagtaaaatgaacttttatttagaTTAAGTGATTTGACAGCGCTAGTAACAATggaacttttaatcaatttaatgtatccttgctgaggAAAAGtattatttacttttctttttttttttttttactgaccccaaacttttgaacagtagtgtatatacaaTTTTAATGCAAGTAGACTTTCAAATTATGTAAGACTTACCAATGGCTTGTTTAAGAGTTTCAAACGTTATCTGCTCTGCTGTGGATCTCTGTAAAGACACTGAACGtaggttaaacacacacacacatatacacactcgtGTGATGAAGATTAGGATGGTGTACCTGCTCTTTCTCTGGACTGTTTCTAGACTCCATCTCTAACTGCAGGGAAATGGTGTCTCCAATACTCTTCCTCTTAGACAGTCTGTCTTCATCTGCGTTAGttacaataataatatgtttttaatgcacTGTGTTATGAAGAACTCATGAAAAAGCTCAGCTGTACTACaacatttaaatgtgaaatggCCTCACTTTATGTGTCTCATGAAAACACTGTATCAAGAAAGGCAAAAATATGACAGGACATCCTGTTTCAGCTCATGCTGAGGGTCAGACCTGTGATCTGTGGGATGTATGGAGTGGCCAGTCTCTCTGTGTTGTATCCACTGCCACCCAGCATCTCTGCTATCTTAGCCTGCAAAAACAGCACCTCTCCCTCCACCTTCTCCAGCTTCTCTGGGATCCTGAAAGAGAAAGAGGCTAAAGCTATTCTTTAGCTTTATATGGAGGCAGTAGAAACCAGTTCAAACAAGAGGTCTCTGACTGTTTTGTGGGTTTAATGACTTTAATAATCATTTGCTGAGCACATCACATCTGAAAATGGTCTTAAAGTGAACCCGAAAGACACTGAACTTCATAAAAACTGTACGGTATGTTCTCAACccagtaaatatatttgtaagaaCTGAGAACTAAATGTTTCTGTAGGTTTATTAGTGTGAACTATGACATAAAAGCTGGGTCTCTCATAATGGTGAGAAGAGCATTATGATATTTTGAACAGTATAAAGAAGTGTTGCTTACTTTGAGCTCTCAACAAGAACATCCTCTGGCAGCAGGAAAGGGACAGATTTCTTTCTCGATGCAATCACCTGTGTGTAGAAACAGACTGATAGATAGGTCTATAGAAACAGTAAATAGAAATAGACATGTGGattgatggacagacagacagacagacagacagatagatagctcTCACCTCGTGGACGTGTTGGCAGAAGGTGGGCACGGTGGTCAGCTGACTGATGAGGTTCAGGTACACGGCTGACAGAGCGTGGATGGCACAGCGGTTGTATGAAGGAAGAGCCTCTTCAGTCAAGGCCAGGTCCTGAGGAAGAGGACGCATCagggaaatgaaaaaaagaaatacacactTTATGACTTGTATGTAAGACACATACTTGAGCGTAATGTAAAGAGATGATGCTGAAGTAAAAGTAGACACCTGTAATGCCAAAGCCAGTCGGATCAGGTCCACCACCACCTCCTCATTGGCCAGCTCCACACAGATCAAGCCCAGCAGTGTATACAGAGACTCAAAGTGCCGCTGGACGCTGCTCTCCTCTTTGCAGGCCAGGTAAATGTGGCGGTACAGCCTCTGGCTGTGTTTCTTCATGAACAGGTTATCCTGCCTTGAGCACTTGTCTAATTTCAACTTCAGTACTGAGATATCTGAGATAATTCTGTTGAAAACAATAGAAAGATGTACTGTGATAAATCAAGGCTCAAGGACCTACTGTAGCAAAAcactttgtgaaattaaataatatccatatataataatatatgataacaaaaatagatttttaaccaCTAACTAATCAAAAGCTAACATGGAATATATTAACTATCTTTAAGGGCAGTTTGGCCACATTTTAACACAACTTCATGCATTACAATGCAGaggtaaatgtaaaatgtgacaggtacactgtaaaaaaatatgtagacatattttttttttactaaatcgtAGATTGTAAAGTTTTCTTTCAAGAGTGTTAGCGGCCCCAACCTGACAGGGGAGAACTTGTGCCGGTTGTCATGGCGATCAATGATGCTGATGAGGATGTCAAGAAAAAGTAGACGGATCTCTGCGTCCTCCATCAGCG
This region of Carassius auratus strain Wakin chromosome 17, ASM336829v1, whole genome shotgun sequence genomic DNA includes:
- the pomca gene encoding proopiomelanocortin a codes for the protein MVRGVRMLCPAWLLALAVLCAGGSEVRAQCWEDARCRDLTTDENILDCIQLCRSDLTDETPVYPGESHLQPPSELEQTEVLAPLSPAALAPAEQMDPGSSPRHELKRSYSMEHFRWGKPVGRKRRPIKVYTNGVEEESAETLPAEMRRELATNEVDYPQEEGALNQQDKKDGSYKMNHFRWSGPPASKRYGGFMKSWDERSQKPLLTLFKNVINKEHQKKDQ